The following are encoded in a window of Thunnus albacares chromosome 17, fThuAlb1.1, whole genome shotgun sequence genomic DNA:
- the ier2a gene encoding immediate early response gene 2 protein, whose product MEVSAEAKRIMVVALGKLYSSRTQRGGLRLHRSLLLTLVMKSARDIYHAAQATTDSVASECVQQHPSVEVTTTPAGAHVEPQVPALLVAGQLRTSPRIQEEVVGSPTERRTSVGDKENLCPTGPSRKRRGKAAAEPDFLPCKKAKLEQNCHQQLAVTSVLIDYVNCGSELGAPPTPVPLHRAIAVC is encoded by the coding sequence ATGGAGGTCAGCGCTGAGGCCAAGAGGATCATGGTCGTAGCTTTGGGGAAACTGTACAGCTCGCGCACCCAACGAGGGGGTCTCCGTCTCCACCGGAGCCTCCTGCTGACTCTGGTGATGAAATCCGCCCGGGACATCTACCATGCGGCCCAGGCGACGACGGACAGTGTTGCCTCTGAATGTGTGCAACAACACCCCTCCGTGGAGGTGACTACAACCCCTGCTGGTGCTCATGTGGAGCCCCAGGTTCCCGCTTTGCTCGTCGCCGGACAGCTTCGGACTTCACCCCGAATCCAGGAGGAGGTCGTAGGTTCACCCACGGAGCGGCGTACCAGCGTTGGAGACAAGGAGAATTTGTGCCCTACTGGCCCCTCGAGGAAAAGACGGGGTAAAGCGGCCGCTGAGCCGGACTTTTTACCTTGCAAGAAAGCAAAACTTGAGCAGAACTGCCATCAACAGCTCGCTGTTACCTCCGTTTTGATTGACTATGTGAACTGCGGCAGTGAACTGGGAGCACCCCCAACCCCCGTGCCTCTACACAGAGCCATTGCAGTGTGTTGA